CAACAAGGCGGCGAACGACCTGGAGAAGGCCGCCGCCCCGCGCATCACGCTGCAGCCGGACGGTCCGTCCCCGTCGGCGAAGGACGGCGAGACCTTCAACATGAAGCCCGGCGCGACCCTGGTGGTCTCCGACGACGAGGGGACCATCGAGATCACGGTCACCCGGTTCACCACGGAGACCAAGGGCTGCCGGTCGTACGCCCCGGCCCCCGACAAGGGCATGTACCTGATCGCCCACGTCACCGCGACCGTGACCAAGGGCAAGAGCTCCATCAACCCGTTCTACTTCAACTGGGTGGCCGCCAACGGCACCACGGCCAACGGCCTGGCGAGCGCGCTTTCCGGCTGCGGCGACACGTTGGGCTCCGGCAACAACCTGCGCGAGGGCAGCAAGCGTGCGGGCACGGTGGTGTTCAACGTGGCCGACAAGAACGGCGCGCTGGAGTATCAGCACAAGTTCCAGACCAGCGGCTCCTGGAAGCCGTGATCCACAGCTCGTGACGGGAGGCCGGTCCCCTTCGGAGGGGGCCGGCCTCCCGCGCTCTTCCCGACCGCCCGCCAGCCGCCGCTCCGCCAGCCCTCGCATCGCGGCCGGCTCCCGTCAGCGGCCCTGCTCCAGCAGGTCGGCGACAGTGATCAGCGGGGTCACCAGCGACGGCAGCAGGGCCGCGTCCTCCAGCCGGCCGCGCCGGTAGGTGATCAGCTCCGCCCCCCGCACGCTCCAACTCGGCACCGCCCCCGCCAGGTGCGCGGCGATCAGGGTCGGCCCGACCAGCGCCTGCTGCCCCGGAGCCGCCGCGGCCACCCGCCACTGCCGGTCGAACTCCTCGTGCCCGGTGGCGTAGGTGTCGCTGCCGAACAGCGCGCGGCCCAGCTTCGAGAACGCGTGGCGCGGTCCGACCGCGAGCGCCGGGAACGCCCGCCGCAACCACACCGAGCTGACGACGTACGTGTGGGTCTGCGAGGTTGTCGTCTGGTTGCCGTCGGCACCGGTCGAGCTGTGCGTCTCGGTGTACGCGTACTCGGCCACGCAGACGGGCCGGCCGTGCAGCGTCCCGGTCAACGCGAACCGCACGCCCCGCCGGCTGCGGCCCGGCACCCGGTCGGTCCAGGTGATCTCGGGCCGCTCGGTGAAGGTCCAGCCGTACCGGGCGGCCCACTGTCGCCAGTGCTCCCGCCGCTCCCGCTCGCGCCGGTGGGCCGTCACCACCAGCGCGACTATGCCCGCCACGAGAAGGACGGCGGCGGCCGCGCAGCCAACCATCCAGAACACACTCGCCATCCGCTCCACGGGCGGCAGCGTAGTGACCGGTCGCACGCGCCCCGGTTCACGGACGGTCGCGGTCGCGGATCCGGCTGCCGGCCGCGTTGCGGGGTTCGCTCGACGCCGCGCCTCGCGTTCGTCACCCGGTGTCGTCGGGACCCCTGTCGACCCACTGGCCCCACCCCAGACATCGACGAATTGATTGATCCTCATCTGGCGCGCTGTTTAGCTCCCACCGGCACCGTCGATGACGAGGCTGACCTTCTGCCGCCTATCAGGAAGAGAGCCACAGTGAACAGAGTGAGGACGGTCCTGCGCCGGATCGGCGCGACCGCGAGCGCCCTGCTGATGGTCGCCGGGGCCACGGTCGTCGGGGCCACCCCGGCCTCCGCCGCGAACTACTACTACGAGATGCCGTACCCGGCGAACGAGTCCTACCTGGTGACCCAGGGGCCGGAGGGCACCTACTCGCACGTCGGTCCGTACAACGAGTACGCCTGGGACTTCGGGCTGCCGGCGAACTACGAGGTCTCCGCCTCGCAGGCCGGCACCATCATCATGTCGAACTGGTCGCCGTACTGGCAGAACGGCATCGAGGTGATCATCCGGCACTCGAACGGCCAGTGCACCCACTACGCGCACCTGAACCGGGCGATCTACAACGCCGGCACCTGGGTGCCGCAGGGCCGGGTCATCGGCTGGTCGGGCAACACCGGCGCGTCCACCGGCCCGCACCTGCACTTCCAGGTCATCAACTGCAACACCCGGGTGGGCATCCCCGCCACCCTCCAGGGCTGGACGCCGTACACCGGCTCCTGGCCGGTGAGCGTGAACTACTACGCGTAACCTCCGCCCGGCCGCGCTCACGCGCGAGGTGCGTCAATGGGAATCGTGCATCGCCACTATCCGTGATCGATAATCCCATTCGCCGCTGGAAGCGCTTCCAGCGAGCGACGGCGACGGCCGGTCCAGGGCCGAAGGCGTCGCGGTCGGGGTGTCGGCACGTGCCGACACCCCGGCCCACAGTGGATCACCTATGACGGAGGAAAGTCGGATGGCGGCACGGACGGACGACGCGGTCGAGCTGAGCGTGGTCATACCCACCTACCAGGACGCGCAGTGCCTGGCGCTGACGCTGCGGTCGCTGACCCGGCAGACGGTGAGCCCCGAGCGCTTCGAGGTGGTCGTCATCCGCGACGGCGGCTCCCCCGCCGGATACGCCGACGCCGTCGAGGCGGCCGCCGGCCTCGACCTCCGCCTGCTGGAGTTTCCCAGGCGGCGGGGGCGCTCCGCGGCCCGCAACGAGGCGGTACGGCACACCCGGGCCCCGCTGCTGTTGTTCCTCGACGCCGACTCGTACGCCTCCCCGCAGTTGCTGGAGCGCCACCTGGCCCACCACGCGGTCGCCGGCCGGCCCGCCGTGCTGATGGGCCGGCGCGACGAACTGAGCCTGGAACACGTCGAGGCCGCCCTCGACGACCGGGAGATGACCGACGTCCCCCGCCGCCGCGCGGACCGCGCCGGCGACCTGCGCTTCCCGCACGGCCAGCCGCCGGGGCCGGACTGGCTCCGGGCGGGCTGGGCGCTCGCCTACACCCACAACATCTCGCTCGCCCGCGACCTGTTCGACCGGACCGGCGGGTTCGACGAACGCTCCGGGCTGCGCTGGGGCCTGGAGGACATCGAGCTGTTCTACCGGGTGCACCGGCATCTCGGCGTGACCGGGTTGAACTTCGCCTTCGACGACGAGGCCCGCGCCTTCCACCTCCCGCACCACCGCAACACCGACCGCAACTTCGCCGACTTCGCGGCCAACCGGAGCCTGCTGACGGGGCAGTACCACGTGATCGAGTGGGAGTTCTACGGCCTGCTGGACGTGTACGACTCGCTGGAGCGCATCGTGTACTACCGCTCCGCGGCCACCGACTGCGCGCGGCGCGCGACGTGCCGGATCGGGCCGGCGTTCGACCGGCTCGCCGACCGCCTGCCCGGCCCCCGCGTGCTGTGGGTGGGCACCGGCAGCGACCAGGCCGACCTGCCGGCCGGGGCGCTGACCTTCGACTACGCCGCCCCGCCGGGACCGACGAACTACCACCTGGTCGGCATGGACCCGCCCATCGCGCCGGGCAGCCTCGACGCGGTGGTCAGCGTCGACTTCTGGCGGTACCTGCGGTGGGATGACCTCTGCCGGTTCGTCAACACCTCCGGGCGGCTCGCCCGCGAGGTGCACCTCGTCGGCACGGGCGACGCCGGATCGGCGCCGCTCACCCCCGGGCCGGCGGTGCTGGACTACCTGCGCCGCACCCTGAGCGCCGCGTTCGCCACCAGGTTGACCCACGTCGACGGGCTCGGTGAGGTGCTGACCCTGCGGTCCCTGACGCCGGCGGCGCGGAAGGGCCCGGCGCGCGTGTGACGTTGCCCGGCGGCCGGTACGCGGATCAGGCGGGCGGCCGGAGCAGGGCCGCGCTGCCCCGGTGGTGGCTCGTCATCGAGCGCCGGAGCGGAAGGTGCGGCGATAGGTGTCCGGGGGTACGCCGATCGTGCGGTTGAAGTGCCGGCGCAGCGTCGTGGCGGTGCCCATGCCGGTAGCCGCCGCGATAGCGTCGATGCTGTCGCCGGTGGTCTCCAGCAGTTCCTGGGCGTGCCGGATCCGCTGGGTCAGCAGCCATCGCAACGGGGTGGTGCCGGCCACCGACCTGAAGTGGCGGCCCAGGTTGCGCGAGCTCATGTTCGCCTGACGGGCCAGGTCCTCCACCGTCAACGCGTGGTCGAGCCGCTCGATCGCCCAGGAGAACAGTTCGGCGAGCGGATGGTCGTCCTGGGCGGGCACCGGGGCGGTGACGTACTGGGCCTGGCCGCCGGCCCGGTGCGGGGGCACGACCAGGCGACGGGCGAGCGTGTTGGCGACCGCCGAGCCGTAATCGAGGCGGACCAGGTGCAGGCACAGATCCATCGCGGCCGCCTTGCCGGCGGAGGTGAGCACGCTGCCGTTGTCCACGTAGAGCACGTCCGCATCGACCTGCACCCGGGGGTAGCGGGCCGCCAGGGCCTCGGTGTGCGCCCAGTGCGTGGTCGCCCGTCGGCCGTCCAGCAGGCCGGCGGCGGCGAGCACGAACGCGCCCGTGCACAGGGAGGCCACCCGCGCGCCCGCCTCGTGGGCCGCGCGTACCGCGTCGACCAGATCGGCGGGCGGTTCTGCGTCGACGTCGACCCACCCGGGGACGATCACCGTGTCGGCGTGCGCGAGCTGGTCGAGGCCGCAGTCGGGCTCCAACCGGAACCGGCCGACCCGCACCGCGCCCGTTCCGCAGACGGTGACGCCGTACCAGGGGTCGGCCACGCCGGTCAGGTCGGCACCGAAGACCTCGTACGCCAGGGACAGCTCGAAGTGCAACATCCCGTCCGTGACGGCCAGGGCGACGGTGTTCATGTCCGAAACTGTACGGGACATGGCGTTCCAGACACTCGCCCCGGTGAACCGCCGCCGCCAGGATGTACCCGGTTGATCATTCGGGCATGGAGCGGGGAGAACTGATGGGATCGGGTCGGACGGTGGCGGTCTTCGGCGCCTACGGGCACACCGGGCGCTTCGTGGTGGCGGAGTTGTGCGCTCGCGGTTTCGTCCCGTTGCTCTGCGGACGCGACGCGGACAAACTGCGGACGCTCGCGGCGTCCTTTCCGGGGCTCGGCACCCGGCCGGCCTCGGTCGACGATCCGGCCGCACTCGACCGCGCGCTGGCGGGCGCGGCTGCGGTGGTCAACTGTGCCGGGCCCTTCGCCGTGACCGCCGCGCCCGTGATCGAGGCGGCGCTGCGCGCCGGGATTGCGTACGTGGACGTGGCGGCGGAGGTCGAGGCCAACCTCGACACCTTCACGCACTTCGCGGATCGCGCCCGCGCCGCGGGGACGGTGGTGGTCCCCGCGATGGCCTTCTTCGGCGGCCTCGGCGACCTGCTGGTCACCGCGGCGATGGGCGACTGGACGGCGGCCGACGAGGCGCACGTCGCGTACGGCTTGAGCGGTTGGCACCCCACGGCCGGGACCCGCGCGGCGGGCACGGTCTCCCGGCGGCGCAGGGACGGCCGGCGCGTCCGCTACCGCGACGGGCGGCTGGAGTACCGCGACGACGCCCCGCCGGCCCTGACGTGGCCCTTCCCCGAGCCGATGGGGACCCGGGCCGTGATCGGCGAGTTCACCATGGCCGACGTCGTCACCGTCCCCAGCCACCTGGCCATCCCCGAGGTGTGCACCTACATGACGGTCGAGGCGGCCGGCGAGCTGGCGGCTCCGGAGACACCGGCGCCGGCCGCCGTCGACGATCGCGGGCGGTCCGCGCAGACCTTCCTCGTCGACGTCGTCGTGCGCTCCGGCGGCGCGGAACGGCGCGCGGTGGCGGGCGGCCGGGACATCTACGCCGTCAGTGCGCCGCTCGCGGTGGAAGCGGTGCACCGCATCCTCACGGGACGGACCAGGACGGTCGGTGTCGCTTCCGCCGGCGCCGTCTTCGACGCGCCCGACTTCCTCCGGGCCCTGTCCGCGCACGTCTCGCTCGACCTGCGGCAGTCCTCCGCGGCCCCGATGACATCATCGGTCCATGCCCGTGATCGAAGTGGTACGCGGTGACATCACCCGCGAGGATGTCGACGCCATCGTCAACGCGGCGAACGAGTCGCTGCTGGGCGGCGGTGGCGTCGACGGGGCGATCCACCGGGCGGCGGGACCGCGCCTGGCGCAGGCGGGCGCCGCCCTCGCGCCGTGCCGCCCGGGCGAGGCCGTCGCCACCCCCGCATTCGACCTTGATCCACCCGTACGCCACGTCATCCACACGGTCGGTCCGGTGTGGGAGGGCGGCGGCCACGGCGAGCCGGAGATCCTTGCCTCGTGCTACCGGCGCAGCCTCCAGGTCGCCGACGAGATCGGCGCCCGCCGCGTCGCCTTCCCCGCCATCGGCA
The nucleotide sequence above comes from Micromonospora sp. M71_S20. Encoded proteins:
- a CDS encoding M23 family metallopeptidase: MRTVLRRIGATASALLMVAGATVVGATPASAANYYYEMPYPANESYLVTQGPEGTYSHVGPYNEYAWDFGLPANYEVSASQAGTIIMSNWSPYWQNGIEVIIRHSNGQCTHYAHLNRAIYNAGTWVPQGRVIGWSGNTGASTGPHLHFQVINCNTRVGIPATLQGWTPYTGSWPVSVNYYA
- a CDS encoding glycosyltransferase family 2 protein; translation: MAARTDDAVELSVVIPTYQDAQCLALTLRSLTRQTVSPERFEVVVIRDGGSPAGYADAVEAAAGLDLRLLEFPRRRGRSAARNEAVRHTRAPLLLFLDADSYASPQLLERHLAHHAVAGRPAVLMGRRDELSLEHVEAALDDREMTDVPRRRADRAGDLRFPHGQPPGPDWLRAGWALAYTHNISLARDLFDRTGGFDERSGLRWGLEDIELFYRVHRHLGVTGLNFAFDDEARAFHLPHHRNTDRNFADFAANRSLLTGQYHVIEWEFYGLLDVYDSLERIVYYRSAATDCARRATCRIGPAFDRLADRLPGPRVLWVGTGSDQADLPAGALTFDYAAPPGPTNYHLVGMDPPIAPGSLDAVVSVDFWRYLRWDDLCRFVNTSGRLAREVHLVGTGDAGSAPLTPGPAVLDYLRRTLSAAFATRLTHVDGLGEVLTLRSLTPAARKGPARV
- a CDS encoding trans-acting enoyl reductase family protein: MERGELMGSGRTVAVFGAYGHTGRFVVAELCARGFVPLLCGRDADKLRTLAASFPGLGTRPASVDDPAALDRALAGAAAVVNCAGPFAVTAAPVIEAALRAGIAYVDVAAEVEANLDTFTHFADRARAAGTVVVPAMAFFGGLGDLLVTAAMGDWTAADEAHVAYGLSGWHPTAGTRAAGTVSRRRRDGRRVRYRDGRLEYRDDAPPALTWPFPEPMGTRAVIGEFTMADVVTVPSHLAIPEVCTYMTVEAAGELAAPETPAPAAVDDRGRSAQTFLVDVVVRSGGAERRAVAGGRDIYAVSAPLAVEAVHRILTGRTRTVGVASAGAVFDAPDFLRALSAHVSLDLRQSSAAPMTSSVHARDRSGTR
- a CDS encoding helix-turn-helix domain-containing protein, with amino-acid sequence MNTVALAVTDGMLHFELSLAYEVFGADLTGVADPWYGVTVCGTGAVRVGRFRLEPDCGLDQLAHADTVIVPGWVDVDAEPPADLVDAVRAAHEAGARVASLCTGAFVLAAAGLLDGRRATTHWAHTEALAARYPRVQVDADVLYVDNGSVLTSAGKAAAMDLCLHLVRLDYGSAVANTLARRLVVPPHRAGGQAQYVTAPVPAQDDHPLAELFSWAIERLDHALTVEDLARQANMSSRNLGRHFRSVAGTTPLRWLLTQRIRHAQELLETTGDSIDAIAAATGMGTATTLRRHFNRTIGVPPDTYRRTFRSGAR
- a CDS encoding O-acetyl-ADP-ribose deacetylase — protein: MPVIEVVRGDITREDVDAIVNAANESLLGGGGVDGAIHRAAGPRLAQAGAALAPCRPGEAVATPAFDLDPPVRHVIHTVGPVWEGGGHGEPEILASCYRRSLQVADEIGARRVAFPAIGTGVYGYPSDQAATIAVATIRATPTAVEHVRLVAFDDATYRLLAAAES